The following coding sequences lie in one Caloenas nicobarica isolate bCalNic1 chromosome 13, bCalNic1.hap1, whole genome shotgun sequence genomic window:
- the PPP2CA gene encoding serine/threonine-protein phosphatase 2A catalytic subunit alpha isoform has translation MEEKVFTKELDQWVEQLNECKQLSEGQVKSLCEKAKEILTKESNVQEVRCPVTVCGDVHGQFHDLMELFRIGGKSPDTNYLFMGDYVDRGYYSVETVTLLVALKVRYRERITILRGNHESRQITQVYGFYDECLRKYGNANVWKYFTDLFDYLPLTALVDGQIFCLHGGLSPSIDTLDHIRALDRLQEVPHEGPMCDLLWSDPDDRGGWGISPRGAGYTFGQDISETFNHANGLTLVSRAHQLVMEGYNWCHDRNVVTIFSAPNYCYRCGNQAAIMELDDTLKYSFLQFDPAPRRGEPHVTRRTPDYFL, from the exons ATGGAGGAGAAGGTGTTCACCAAGGAGCTCGACCAGTGGGTGGAGCAGCTCAACGAGTGCAAGCAGCTCTCCGAGGGGCAGGTGAAGAGCCTCTGCGAGAAG gCTAAAGAAATTTTGACAAAAGAATCTAATGTACAAGAAGTGCGATGTCCAGTCACAGTGTGTGGAGATGTCCACGGACAATTTCACGACCTCATGGAACTTTTCAGAATTGGAGGCAAATCACCAGATACAAACTATTTGTTTATGGGGGACTACGTTGACAGAGGCTATTATTCAGTCGAAACAGTCACATTGCTTGTAGCTCTAAAG GTCCGTTACCGTGAACGTATCACAATTCTTCGAGGGAACCATGAAAGCAGGCAAATCACACAAGTATATGGTTTCTATGATGAATGTTTAAGAAAATACGGAAATGCAAATGTTTGGAAATACTTTACAGACCTTTTTGATTACCTTCCTCTAACTGCCTTGGTGGATGGCCAG ATTTTCTGTCTACATGGTGGCCTCTCCCCATCAATAGATACACTGGATCACATCAGAGCACTTGATCGCTTGCAGGAAGTTCCCCATGAG GGTCCAATGTGTGACTTGCTATGGTCAGATCCAGATGATCGTGGTGGCTGGGGAATTTCTCCTCGTGGCGCAGGTTATACATTCGGACAGGACATTTCAGAAACCTTTAACCATGCTAATGGCCTTACGTTGGTTTCAAGAGCTCATCAGTTGGTAATGGAG gGGTACAACTGGTGCCATGATCGGAATGTAGTAACAATTTTCAGTGCTCCAAACTATTGCTACCGTTGTGGCAACCAGGCTGCAATTATGGAACTCGATGATACTCTAAAATACTCCTT tttgcagtTTGATCCAGCACCGCGTAGAGGTGAACCGCATGTTACTCGTCGCACCCCAGACTACTTCCTGTAA